One Dermacentor albipictus isolate Rhodes 1998 colony unplaced genomic scaffold, USDA_Dalb.pri_finalv2 scaffold_46, whole genome shotgun sequence DNA window includes the following coding sequences:
- the LOC139052957 gene encoding conserved oligomeric Golgi complex subunit 6-like, producing AELPPGDLGAPPFLQQLLSLVRELLSTRDGSLAPVDQRQKDLPDILAQVLEPALAACEQLSSRLAPVDRSVHLLNCLQLAQTGLAVLEMTEPWLEELEARQKPHIDCLVEEQLEHFVSRLGSALAEDSSRSGSIVPLPEPLSLQALSQGLAELCEQPEAWGMLPPLALLVGRQRQQTVRRTALDKLWHRYAQLHMRVYAASDRDLAERLPLAPDTLREALLLPLLTQQGVEQDGKGGQEASSST from the exons GCGGAGCTGCCCCCTGGCGACCTGGGTGCACCCccttttctgcagcagctgctgtcaCTGGTGCGTGAGCTCCTGTCAACACGCGATGGCTCCCTTGCACCTGTCGACCAGCGGCAGAAAGACCTGCCCGACATACTTGCCCAG GTTCTAGAGCCGGCATTGGCAGCGTGTGAGCAGCTGTCGAGCAGGCTTGCCCCTGTTGACAGATCAGTTCACCTCCTCAACTGTCTGCAGCTCGCTCAGACTGGGCTGGCTGTGCTCGAAATGACGGAACCATGGCTGGAAGAGCTTGAGGCACGCCAGAAGCCCCACATCGACTGCCTCG TTGAGGAACAGCTGGAGCACTTTGTGAGCCGGCTGGGCAGTGCCTTGGCTGAGGACTCATCCCGCAGTGGCAGCATTGTGCCACTGCCAGAGCCGTTGTCCCTGCAAGCGCTGAGCCAGGGCCTGGCCGAGCTGTGCGAGCAGCCAGAAGCCTGGGGCATGCTGCCACCACTGGCGCTGCTAGTCGGACGCCAGCGGCAGCAGACAGTGCGCCGTACAGCCCTGGACAAACTGTGGCACCGCTACGCCCAGCTCCATATGCGGGTCTATGCTGCTTCAGATAGGGACCTAGCCGAGAGGCTGCCCCTAGCACCAGACACCCTACGGGaggcactgctgctgccgctcctCACCCAGCAGGGAGTGGAACAAGATGGCAAAGGAGGCCAGGAGGCTTCGTCATCCACCTAG